The proteins below come from a single Ruegeria sp. THAF33 genomic window:
- a CDS encoding iron-sulfur cluster assembly accessory protein, with protein sequence MNLPPTVTDRAFERLAEIGAADQGQALRVAVEGGGCSGFQYEIALDTPKEDDLVLEGKGQKVIVDAISLPFLENAVIDFTQELIGARFVIDNPNATSSCGCGTSFSM encoded by the coding sequence ATGAATCTGCCCCCAACAGTCACGGATCGCGCCTTTGAACGCCTCGCTGAAATCGGCGCGGCGGATCAGGGTCAGGCACTGCGCGTCGCAGTGGAAGGCGGCGGTTGCTCGGGGTTTCAATACGAAATCGCTTTGGATACGCCAAAAGAAGATGATCTGGTCCTTGAGGGCAAAGGGCAAAAAGTCATTGTTGACGCCATTTCGCTTCCCTTCCTGGAAAACGCGGTTATCGACTTCACCCAGGAACTGATTGGCGCGCGATTTGTGATCGACAACCCCAACGCCACCTCTTCCTGTGGTTGTGGCACATCTTTTTCGATGTAA
- a CDS encoding GNAT family N-acetyltransferase, protein MNRVANALTIRTLRAEDKSQWADMWRDYLAFYETALPDDVYETTFSRLLGDDPQDFSCFVAEQNGALVGLTHYLFHRHAWKVEKVCYLQDLFARPEARGAGVGRALIQAVYDEADRQGAPSVYWLTQEFNQTARKLYDRIGTLTPFIKYARS, encoded by the coding sequence ATGAATCGCGTGGCGAACGCACTGACAATCCGCACCCTGCGTGCCGAGGACAAAAGCCAATGGGCCGACATGTGGCGGGACTATCTGGCATTTTATGAAACTGCCCTGCCCGATGATGTATACGAAACAACCTTTTCCAGACTGCTGGGCGACGACCCGCAGGATTTTTCCTGCTTCGTTGCCGAGCAGAATGGCGCCCTGGTCGGACTGACACATTATCTGTTTCATCGCCACGCTTGGAAGGTGGAAAAGGTCTGTTACCTGCAAGACCTGTTCGCGCGACCCGAGGCACGGGGGGCAGGCGTTGGCCGGGCCTTGATCCAGGCGGTCTATGATGAGGCAGATCGTCAGGGCGCACCATCGGTCTACTGGCTGACCCAGGAATTCAACCAAACCGCGCGGAAACTGTATGATCGCATCGGCACACTGACACCGTTCATCAAGTACGCCCGCTCATGA
- a CDS encoding MoxR family ATPase: protein MTARFQGTAEYVATDDLTIAVNAAVTLERPLLVKGEPGTGKTELAKQVAGALGLRMIEWNVKSTTRAQQGLYEYDAVSRLRDSQLGEERVHDVSNYIRKGKLWQAFEADEKVVLLIDEIDKADIEFPNDLLQELDKMEFHVYETGETIRAKNRPIVIITSNNEKELPDAFLRRCFFHYIRFPDEATMRRIVEVHHPGIKDALLTTALTQFYEIRETQGLKKKPSTSEVLDWLKLLLAEDLSAEDLKRGGADALPKLHGALLKNEQDVHLFERLAFMARGKR from the coding sequence ATGACCGCACGCTTTCAAGGTACAGCCGAATATGTCGCCACTGACGATCTGACGATTGCCGTGAACGCCGCCGTCACACTTGAACGCCCATTGCTGGTCAAGGGCGAGCCCGGCACCGGCAAGACAGAGCTGGCCAAACAGGTGGCCGGTGCGCTGGGGCTGAGGATGATTGAGTGGAACGTGAAATCCACCACCCGCGCGCAGCAGGGCCTGTATGAATATGACGCGGTCAGCCGCCTGCGCGACAGCCAGTTGGGTGAGGAACGCGTGCATGACGTGTCGAACTATATCCGCAAGGGCAAGCTGTGGCAGGCCTTCGAGGCCGACGAAAAGGTCGTTCTGCTGATCGATGAGATCGACAAGGCGGATATCGAGTTTCCAAACGACCTTTTGCAGGAACTCGACAAGATGGAGTTCCATGTCTACGAGACAGGGGAAACGATCCGGGCCAAAAACCGCCCTATCGTCATCATCACCTCGAACAATGAAAAGGAACTGCCGGACGCGTTTCTGCGCCGCTGTTTCTTTCACTACATCCGCTTCCCGGACGAGGCCACGATGCGCCGCATCGTCGAGGTTCATCACCCCGGCATCAAGGATGCGCTGCTGACCACCGCCCTGACCCAGTTCTATGAAATCCGCGAGACGCAGGGGCTCAAAAAAAAGCCGTCAACATCGGAAGTGCTGGATTGGCTGAAGCTGCTGCTGGCCGAGGACCTGAGTGCCGAAGACCTCAAGCGCGGCGGCGCAGATGCGCTTCCGAAACTGCATGGCGCGTTGCTGAAGAATGAACAGGACGTGCATCTGTTCGAACGTCTGGCCTTTATGGCACGCGGCAAACGATAG
- the dksA gene encoding RNA polymerase-binding protein DksA translates to MKQEVFLPEDYRPAEDEPFMNERQLEYFRRKLLDWKTELLAGSRDTIEGLQDNTRNIPDVADRASEETDRALELRTRDRQRKLVAKIDAALRRIEEGEYGYCEKTGDPISLKRLDARPIATMTLEAQERHERREKVHRDD, encoded by the coding sequence ATGAAACAGGAAGTTTTTCTGCCGGAGGATTACCGCCCGGCCGAAGATGAACCTTTCATGAATGAACGTCAGCTTGAATATTTCCGCCGCAAGCTGTTGGATTGGAAGACTGAACTATTGGCAGGCAGCCGCGATACGATCGAAGGGCTGCAGGACAACACCCGAAACATCCCGGATGTCGCAGACCGCGCGAGCGAGGAGACCGATCGCGCTCTGGAGCTGCGGACTCGCGACCGCCAGCGCAAGCTGGTTGCCAAGATCGACGCAGCCCTGCGCCGGATCGAAGAAGGTGAATACGGTTACTGCGAAAAGACGGGCGATCCGATTTCGCTGAAACGTCTGGATGCACGTCCGATTGCGACCATGACGCTGGAGGCGCAAGAGCGCCACGAGCGCCGCGAAAAGGTCCACCGCGACGATTGA
- a CDS encoding FAD-dependent monooxygenase encodes MKINRLNFCVIGGGIGGLAAALALRQHGAQVTLLEQAPALTEVGAGLQISENGMCVLRALGVADLSAGQKSHGTILRDYRKGRVVSRLPGPSAGPTYYFHRADLLNLLHSAARKAGVDARLGAKVSNVQKHPNEAEILLASGERLRAECVIAADGGRSTIRPALNGPETPEFTHQVAWRATIPWRPDSGVVTASLTMGPGRHVVTYPLRDQSMMNIVAVEERSDWREEGWKLEGDPDELRARFSGFGGPVGEILSKVSDVNLWALFLRPVAEKWQNGRLALLGDAAHPTLPFMAQGACLALEDAWTLARSFDEQSGVTSALAAYEQTRRPRAESVVAAAGSNARNFHLSGPARLAAQCALMAIGGKLSRRYEWIYSYDVTA; translated from the coding sequence ATGAAGATCAATCGGTTGAATTTCTGTGTAATTGGCGGCGGCATCGGCGGTCTGGCGGCTGCGTTGGCGCTGCGGCAACACGGGGCGCAGGTCACCCTGCTGGAGCAAGCCCCGGCATTGACCGAGGTTGGCGCGGGCCTTCAGATCAGTGAAAACGGGATGTGCGTGCTGCGCGCCCTTGGGGTGGCGGATCTGTCTGCGGGCCAGAAGTCGCATGGTACGATCTTGCGCGATTACCGCAAAGGCCGCGTTGTCAGCCGGCTGCCCGGGCCTTCGGCTGGCCCGACCTATTATTTTCACCGTGCCGATCTGTTGAATCTGCTGCATTCTGCGGCCCGCAAGGCCGGTGTGGATGCCCGTCTGGGGGCCAAGGTTTCCAACGTGCAGAAACACCCCAACGAAGCCGAAATTCTGTTGGCGAGCGGCGAACGGCTGCGCGCCGAATGCGTCATCGCCGCCGACGGTGGCCGAAGCACGATTCGCCCGGCTCTGAACGGGCCCGAGACACCCGAGTTCACGCACCAGGTCGCCTGGCGCGCCACCATTCCCTGGCGACCGGATTCAGGCGTGGTTACGGCATCCCTGACCATGGGGCCGGGTCGGCATGTCGTAACCTATCCTTTGCGCGATCAAAGCATGATGAACATCGTTGCGGTCGAGGAACGCTCGGACTGGCGGGAAGAGGGATGGAAGCTGGAGGGCGATCCGGACGAGCTGCGCGCACGCTTTTCAGGGTTCGGCGGTCCTGTCGGTGAGATTCTGTCAAAGGTCTCGGATGTGAATCTGTGGGCCCTGTTCCTGCGCCCGGTCGCAGAAAAATGGCAGAATGGTCGTCTGGCATTGCTGGGGGACGCGGCGCATCCGACCTTGCCGTTCATGGCACAAGGCGCCTGCCTGGCGCTGGAAGATGCCTGGACGCTTGCACGATCATTCGACGAACAGTCGGGCGTCACCAGCGCGCTTGCCGCCTACGAGCAAACGCGCAGGCCAAGGGCCGAAAGCGTGGTTGCCGCTGCCGGGTCGAACGCACGCAATTTCCACCTGTCAGGCCCCGCCCGTTTGGCGGCCCAATGTGCGCTTATGGCCATCGGAGGGAAATTGTCACGCCGCTACGAATGGATATACAGCTACGACGTCACGGCCTGA
- the xth gene encoding exodeoxyribonuclease III → MKIATFNINGIKARAEALPRWLDEAQPDVVLLQEIKSVDENFPREIFEERGFNVETHGQKSFNGVAILSKLPLEDVSRGLPGDDADEQARWIEATVVRKKALRICGLYLPNGNPAPGPKYDYKLAWMERLYDRARDLLATEEPALMAGDYNIIPQAEDAKRPEAWRDDALFRPESRAAFRKILNLGFTEAFRATTQSAGHYSFWDYQAGAWNRNDGIRIDHFLLTPQAADLMRDCQIDAAVRGHEKPSDHVPVWVDLDI, encoded by the coding sequence ATGAAAATCGCCACGTTCAACATCAACGGCATCAAAGCGCGGGCCGAAGCCCTGCCCCGTTGGCTGGACGAAGCGCAGCCGGACGTTGTGCTGTTGCAAGAGATCAAGTCGGTCGATGAAAACTTTCCGCGCGAGATATTCGAAGAGCGTGGGTTCAACGTGGAAACCCACGGACAAAAAAGCTTCAACGGCGTTGCAATCCTGTCGAAGCTTCCCCTCGAGGATGTATCCCGCGGCCTTCCCGGCGATGACGCGGATGAACAGGCCCGCTGGATAGAAGCCACCGTCGTTCGCAAAAAGGCTCTTCGGATCTGTGGATTGTACCTGCCCAATGGCAATCCCGCACCCGGCCCGAAATACGATTACAAACTGGCATGGATGGAACGGCTATATGACCGTGCCCGTGATTTGCTGGCCACCGAAGAACCCGCGTTGATGGCGGGGGATTACAACATCATCCCGCAGGCGGAGGACGCCAAACGCCCCGAAGCATGGCGCGACGATGCATTGTTCCGCCCCGAAAGCCGCGCCGCATTCCGAAAGATCCTGAATCTGGGCTTCACCGAAGCGTTCCGGGCCACCACCCAAAGCGCGGGGCACTATTCATTCTGGGACTACCAGGCCGGGGCCTGGAACCGGAACGACGGAATTCGGATCGATCACTTTCTGCTGACCCCGCAAGCGGCAGATCTAATGCGGGATTGCCAGATTGATGCCGCCGTGCGCGGGCATGAAAAACCCTCGGATCACGTGCCTGTCTGGGTCGATCTGGATATTTAG